The Apium graveolens cultivar Ventura chromosome 6, ASM990537v1, whole genome shotgun sequence genome contains a region encoding:
- the LOC141666977 gene encoding uncharacterized protein LOC141666977 isoform X2, with protein METLIPNSLIPPKFLYYYPSLYNHKVPNFLNFPHKRLHFYPPKTVTYCSSPSSDSLSYGGWDEMRLGGDSVVSGESNQIRNIMSSIGLNDKKFVFVYLLGFVCALALSRVRVSSIIVIPACAVVFAVGFSFGFVNNGLSSIGSEKKVKFDDNVDVILEKMKNLMGYVSGLNGRIVELRNDIRSCLKDNRITVDDLERYVVSTETIGSSALNARSIVQECIDSLMVENQEVEKQYSSKRKKGNEGKKFDLSQILASMFQEKSNTKANKSKDSDKETVNVKVDDARRVSILAPTVEERRRSSVSSGSVVYGRKRLSTEKPDFIQHRVRQSNNGTRRTKVISENGRMNMSDFEIDAGRVFESKEYNYENNSTRFMVNEKISRKTSKYNTAKAYKSGDDLFGLDFNGSQGIRTKSSFRQEAEKMESSQNFVPSESIDQSSEERYETHVRETVTSEDESSHTSSQSEQENDFASSTSSKVIDDILFNRYLMEANALLKQARESIKNRGDERDVENALQETAHILSKAVELKPMSLLAMGQLGNTYLLHGELKLKVSRELRARLWRSNASLFEEDYYSNEQDGEACSKEELASVLINVCQECEELLVEAGRKYRSALSIDGDDMRALYNWGLALSFRAQLIADIGPEAALDADKVFLAAIDKFDAMMSKNNTHAPDALFRWGVALQQRSRLRTRNSREKVKLLQQAKRLYEDALDMDCDNLQVRKALVSCITEMNYRV; from the exons ATGGAAACCCTAATTCCCAATTCTCTCATTCCCCCAAAATTTCTATACTATTACCCTTCACTCTACAATCATAAAGTTCCAAACTTTCTCAACTTTCCTCACAAAAG ATTGCATTTTTACCCACCCAAAACTGTAACTTACTGTTCCAGCCCATCTTCAGACTCACTGAGTTATGGTGGCTGGGATGAAATGAGACTCGGTGGTGACTCAGTTGTGTCTGGTGAGTCGAATCAGATTAGAAATATTATGAGTTCTATTGGATTAAATGATAAGAAATTTGTGTTTGTTTATCTTTTGGGGTTTGTTTGTGCTTTGGCTCTTTCTAGGGTTAGGGTTTCTTCTATTATTGTGATTCCAGCTTGTGCTGTTGTTTTTGCTGTTGGGTTTTCATTTGGGTTTGTTAATAATGGGTTGAGCTCAATTGGGTCTGAGAAAAAAGTTAAATTTGATGATAATGTTGATGTTATACTTGAAAAGATGAAGAATTTGATGGGATATGTTAGCGGTTTAAATGGTAGAATTGTAGAACTGAGGAATGATATTAGGAGTTGTTTGAAAGATAATCGAATTACGGTTGATGATTTGGAAAGGTATGTTGTGTCCACGGAAACGATTGGTTCTTCTGCTCTGAATGCTAGAAGTATTGTGCAAGAATGTATAGATAGTTTGATGGTTGAGAATCAAGAAGTGGAAAAGCAGTATTCGAGTAAGAGGAAGAAAGGGAATGAGGGGAAGAAGTTTGACTTGTCGCAGATTTTGGCTAGTATGTTTCAGGAGAAGTCTAATACAAAGGCTAATAAATCGAAAGATAGTGATAAGGAGACGGTGAATGTAAAGGTGGATGATGCACGTAGGGTAAGCATCTTGGCTCCTACAGTTGAAGAAAGGCGTCGAAGCTCTGTGTCCAGTGGTAGTGTAGTATATGGACGTAAAAGATTATCTACAGAAAAACCTGATTTTATACAACACAGAGTTAGGCAATCAAATAATGGGACTAGAAGAACTAAAGTGATATCCGAAAATGGGAGAATGAATATGTCAGACTTTGAGATTGATGCTGGTAGAGTTTTTGAGAGTAAAGAGTATAATTATGAGAATAACAGCACAAGATTCATGGTGAATGAAAAAATCTCTAGAAAAACGAGTAAATACAATACTGCTAAAGCATATAAATCTGGTGATGATTTGTTTGGTTTAGATTTTAATGGCAGCCAAGGTATACGCACAAAGTCATCATTCAGGCAAGAAGCAGAAAAGATGGAAAGTAGTCAAAACTTTGTGCCCTCCGAAAGCATTGATCAGAGCAGTGAAGAAAGATACGAGACTCATGTCAGGGAAACAGTAACATCTGAGGATGAATCATCTCACACTAGTAGTCAATCAGAACAAGAGAATGACTTTGCCTCCTCTACTTCCTCGAAGGTCATCGATGATATATTGTTCAACAGATATCTTATGGAAGCCAATGCCCTTCTAAAACAAGCCAGGGAATCTATAAAGAACAGAGGTGATGAAAGAGATGTGGAGAATGCGCTGCAAGAGACTGCCCATATATTATCAAAGGCCGTAGAATTGAAGCCTATGAGCTTACTAGCCATGGGCCAGCTGGGAAACACATACCTACTTCATGGAGAACTTAAATTAAAGGTCAGTCGTGAGTTGAGAGCTCGCCTTTGGAGAAGCAATGCATCATTATTTGAAGAGGATTATTATTCTAATGAACAAGATGGTGAAGCTTGCAGTAAAGAAGAACTTGCATCAGTTCTCATCAATGTTTGTCAAGAGTGTGAGGAGCTCCTCGTTGAGGCAGGCAGGAAATATAGATCAGCCTTGTCAATTGATGGAGATGATATGAGAGCCTTGTACAATTGGGGTCTTGCCTTGTCCTTCCGAGCACAATTAATTGCAGATATTGGACCT GAAGCAGCTCTTGATGCTGACAAGGTGTTCCTGGCAGCAATTGATAAATTTGATGCAATGATGTCGAAAAACAACACTCATGCACCTGATG CTCTTTTTAGATGGGGTGTAGCATTGCAGCAAAGATCTCGTTTAAGAACAAGGAATAGTAGAGAGAAAGTAAAGTTACTTCAACAGGCCAAGAGGCTCTATGAAGATGCACTTGATATGGACTGTGATAATCTTCAAGTTAGGAAAGCCTTGGTATCATGCATAACTGAGATGAATTACAGAGTTTGA
- the LOC141667790 gene encoding E3 ubiquitin-protein ligase AIRP2-like isoform X2 has protein sequence MHVAGGGGAGGSVRRSYKDSLKLLEADIQHANTLASNFSREYDGASIQMRMSYSPAAHLFLFLVQWTDCHLAGALGLLRILIYKVYVDGTTTMSTHERKASIREFYAVIYPSLVQLERGVTDTEDKKQKAVCTERYKRRDAEEHWQRSNVDIEREEECGICMESNCKIVLPNCHHAMCLKCYREWIKVLFVASVECRPL, from the exons ATGCACGTTGCAGGCGGTGGTGGTGCTGGTGGGTCCGTGCGGAGGTCTTATAAAGATTCACTtaaattgcttgaagctgatatTCAACATGCCAATACTTT GGCATCAAATTTTTCAAGAGAATATGACGGTGCCTCTATTCAGATGAGAATGTCCTATAGCCCAGCTGCACATTTATTCCTTTTTCTAGTCCAATGGACAGATTGTCACCTTGCTGGTGCTCTTGGATTATTGAGAATCTTAATCTACAAG GTTTATGTAGACGGCACCACAACCATGTCCACCCATGAAAGGAAAGCAAGTATCAGAGAATTCTACG CTGTAATTTATCCCTCTTTAGTGCAACTTGAAAGAGGTGTTACTGATACAGAAGATAAAAAGCAAAAAGCAGTATGCACGGAAAGGTACAAGAGAAGAGATGCTGAGGAACATTGGCAGAGGTCAAATGTGGACATTGAAAGGGAAGAAGAATGTGGAATTTGCATGGAGTCAAATTGCAAGATTGTCTTGCCTAACTGTCACCATGCTATGTGCTTGAAATGCTACCGTGAatg GATAAAAGTATTATTTGTCGCATCTGTAGAGTGTAGACCATTATAA
- the LOC141666589 gene encoding CBS domain-containing protein CBSX5-like: MAVSILAREVSDLCLGKPPLRLLPVTSTVAESITALKRSGESYVSVWSCESTGGDYTCVGKICMVDVICYLCNKESLDRPLDALQSPVFEIFPKVPGIVRHLESNTSLLEAIDYILEGTQNLIIPVQNNSRKRVLRKPSSFCWLTQEDVVRFLLNCVGAFSPIPTFTIESLNMIEADIMTVHYDSPASSILPLISRSHIEQSSIAVIDQDNRLIGEISPLTLASCNEATAAAIVTLSAGDLMAYIDCGSPSEELIQLVKSELQTKKLVGMLELLEEFSISSSASSCSSDEELGSGRYSGSNRSPTARRSEAIVCYPWSSLMAVMIQALTHRVNCVWVVQEDFTLVGNVTLAGMLKVFRSIAASRQKQ; the protein is encoded by the exons ATGGCAGTTAGCATCTTGGCAAGAGAGGTATCGGACCTTTGTCTAGGAAAGCCTCCGCTACGGCTGCTTCCGGTCACTTCCACCGTCGCAGAATCGATAACTGCGTTGAAAAGGTCCGGTGAAAGCTATGTGAGCGTTTGGAGTTGTGAATCAACCGGCGGGGATTATACGTGCGTTGGGAAGATTTGCATGGTTGATGTGATTTGTTATTTGTGCAACAAAGAGAGTCTTGATCGTCCTTTGGATGCTCTCCAGTCTCCGGTTTTCGAGATCTTTCCTAAGGTTCCTGGGATTGTTCGTCATTTGGAATCCAACACTAG TTTATTGGAGGCAATAGATTACATCCTGGAAGGAACCCAAAACCTGATTATACCAGTACAGAACAATTCAAGAAAAAGGGTCCTTCGAAAACCATCCTCATTCTGCTGGCTTACACAGGAAGATGTTGTTCGCTTCCTCCTCAACTGTGTAGGGGCCTTCTCCCCTATTCCAACATTCACCATTGAGTCGCTAAACATGATTGAAGCAGATATAATGACTGTGCACTACGATTCCCCTGCCTCCTCTATTTTGCCCTTAATTTCTCGATCTCATATCGAGCAAAGTTCAATTGCAGTCATTGATCAAGATAATCGACTGATTGGGGAAATCTCTCCCCTCACTCTTGCTAGTTGTAATGAAGCGACTGCAGCTGCTATCGTTACTCTTTCAGCTGGTGATCTCATGGCTTACATTGACTGTGGTAGTCCATCAGAGGAATTGATTCAACTGGTGAAGTCAGAGCTGCAAACGAAAAAGCTAGTTGGAATGTTGGAACTATTGGAAGAATTTTCCATTTCATCTTCAGCTTCTAGCTGTTCTTCAGATGAGGAACTAGGATCCGGTAGGTATTCAGGATCTAATCGGAGTCCCACAGCAAGGAGGTCAGAAGCAATCGTGTGCTATCCGTGGAGCTCGTTAATGGCAGTGATGATTCAAGCACTAACCCATCGCGTGAATTGTGTTTGGGTTGTTCAAGAGGATTTTACCTTGGTTGGAAACGTGACATTAGCAGGAATGTTGAAAGTTTTCCGGAGCATTGCTGCTTCTCGGCAAAAACAATAA
- the LOC141664959 gene encoding uncharacterized protein LOC141664959 — protein MENTTQMIFDIMQAEEEEHEARMRMSAAYLHHRRQRANSESHHGGSTMNHRVIDRNREEGHARLYRDYFADTPTYTDTQFRRRFRMRRSLFLKIQEAVTMHDNYFTQRNDAVGMRGLSSLQKVTAALRMLAYGTAADAIDDYVRIGESTTIESLRRFVKAIVEVFGAEYLRRPNDEDVTRLLAENEQRGFPGMLELAEGRGPEVRYTINGHEYNMGYYLADGIYPSWPTFVKTIPKPQGNKKKYFACAQESVRKDVERAFGVLQSRFAMIRGPSRFWDVETMKYIMTACIILHNMIIEDERELHTEEEQFDTNVEPTVEREPRHPTTLREFIQVHQQIRDKQAHIRLQNDLVEHLWQIHGGDMN, from the exons ATGGAAAACACCACACAAATGATTTTTGATATCATGCAAGCAGAAGAAGAGGAGCATGAAGCAAGAATGAGAATGAGTGCTGCTTACCTCCACCATCGACGACAAAGAGCAAATTCTGAATCACATCACGGTGGTTCCACGATGAATCATCGTGTAATTGATCGAAATAGAGAAGAAGGCCATGCTAGATTGTATCGTGATTATTTTGCCGATACACCTACATACACAGATACACAATTTCGTCGAAGATTTCGGATGCGTAGATCGTTATTTTTGAAAATTCAAGAAGCAGTTACAATGCACGACAATTATTTCACTCAACGAAATGATGCTGTAGGAATGCGCGGACTATCATCACTCCAGAAAGTGACAGCTGCACTTAGGATGCTTGCATACGGAACGGCAGCAGATGCTATTGATGATTATGTTCGAATTGGTGAAAGTACTACAATAGAGAGCCTAAGAAGATTTGTTAAAGCTATCGTTGAAGTCTTCGGTGCTGAATATTTAAGACGACCAAACGATGAAGATGTGACCAGATTGTTAGCAGAAAATGAACAACGAGGCTTTCCTGGAATGTTGG AATTGGCAGAAGGTCGTGGACCTGAAGTGAGGTATACCATTAATGGGCATGAATATAATATGGGATATTATCTTGCTGATGGTATATATCCTTCCTGGCCAACTTTTGTGAAAACTATTCCAAAACCCCAAGgtaacaaaaaaaaatattttgcatGTGCACAAGAATCTGTTAGAAAAGATGTTGAGCGAGCATTTGGAGTATTACAATCTCGGTTTGCTATGATTCGTGGACCTTCACGATTTTGGGATGTGGAAACAATGAAGTATATTATGACAGCCTGCATCATATTACATAACATGATCATTGAAGATGAAAGGGAATTGCATACCGAAGAAGAACAATTTGATACAAATGTTGAACCAACTGTTGAAAGAGAACCACGTCATCCAACTACCCTTAGGGAATTCATACAGGTGCACCAGCAGATTCGAGACAAACAAGCTCATATTCGGTTGCAAAATGATCTTGTGGAACATCTTTGGCAGATTCACGGCGGTGACATGAATTAA
- the LOC141664960 gene encoding putative mitochondrial protein AtMg00310, producing the protein MTFSFLGVRVQQQQLKGGQNKLLSKVGKVTLLKIAAQVVPNFWMNLFLLPVEDGGMGFKKLRSFNVAMLAKQAWRLINNTNPLVTQLMCARYFPTSDFLNVKLGVNPSFVWKSILESQEVVRQGCRRRI; encoded by the exons ATGACTTTCTCTTTTCTTGGTGTGAGAGTTCAGCAGCAGCAGCTAAAAGGGGGGCAAAATAAACTGTTATCTAAGGTGGGGAAGGTGACACTGCTTAAGATTGCGGCACAAGTAGTTCCAAATTTCTGGATGAACCTATTCCTACTGCCCGTGGAG GATGGTGGAATGGGTTTCAAAAAGCTACGAAGCTTTAATGTAGCAATGTTGGCAAAACAAGCATGGAGGTTGATTAATAACACTAACCCGCTTGTTACACAGTTAATGTGTGCTCGGTATTTTCCAACGTCAGATTTCTTAAATGTAAAGCTGGGGGTGAATCCAAGTTTTGTATGGAAGAGTATACTTGAGTCGCAAGAAGTGGTTCGACAAGGGTGTCGACGTCGAATATGA
- the LOC141666977 gene encoding uncharacterized protein LOC141666977 isoform X1 has product METLIPNSLIPPKFLYYYPSLYNHKVPNFLNFPHKRLHFYFLNFPHKRLHFYPPKTVTYCSSPSSDSLSYGGWDEMRLGGDSVVSGESNQIRNIMSSIGLNDKKFVFVYLLGFVCALALSRVRVSSIIVIPACAVVFAVGFSFGFVNNGLSSIGSEKKVKFDDNVDVILEKMKNLMGYVSGLNGRIVELRNDIRSCLKDNRITVDDLERYVVSTETIGSSALNARSIVQECIDSLMVENQEVEKQYSSKRKKGNEGKKFDLSQILASMFQEKSNTKANKSKDSDKETVNVKVDDARRVSILAPTVEERRRSSVSSGSVVYGRKRLSTEKPDFIQHRVRQSNNGTRRTKVISENGRMNMSDFEIDAGRVFESKEYNYENNSTRFMVNEKISRKTSKYNTAKAYKSGDDLFGLDFNGSQGIRTKSSFRQEAEKMESSQNFVPSESIDQSSEERYETHVRETVTSEDESSHTSSQSEQENDFASSTSSKVIDDILFNRYLMEANALLKQARESIKNRGDERDVENALQETAHILSKAVELKPMSLLAMGQLGNTYLLHGELKLKVSRELRARLWRSNASLFEEDYYSNEQDGEACSKEELASVLINVCQECEELLVEAGRKYRSALSIDGDDMRALYNWGLALSFRAQLIADIGPEAALDADKVFLAAIDKFDAMMSKNNTHAPDALFRWGVALQQRSRLRTRNSREKVKLLQQAKRLYEDALDMDCDNLQVRKALVSCITEMNYRV; this is encoded by the exons ATGGAAACCCTAATTCCCAATTCTCTCATTCCCCCAAAATTTCTATACTATTACCCTTCACTCTACAATCATAAAGTTCCAAACTTTCTCAACTTTCCTCACAAAAGGTTGCATTTTTACTTTCTCAACTTTCCTCACAAAAGATTGCATTTTTACCCACCCAAAACTGTAACTTACTGTTCCAGCCCATCTTCAGACTCACTGAGTTATGGTGGCTGGGATGAAATGAGACTCGGTGGTGACTCAGTTGTGTCTGGTGAGTCGAATCAGATTAGAAATATTATGAGTTCTATTGGATTAAATGATAAGAAATTTGTGTTTGTTTATCTTTTGGGGTTTGTTTGTGCTTTGGCTCTTTCTAGGGTTAGGGTTTCTTCTATTATTGTGATTCCAGCTTGTGCTGTTGTTTTTGCTGTTGGGTTTTCATTTGGGTTTGTTAATAATGGGTTGAGCTCAATTGGGTCTGAGAAAAAAGTTAAATTTGATGATAATGTTGATGTTATACTTGAAAAGATGAAGAATTTGATGGGATATGTTAGCGGTTTAAATGGTAGAATTGTAGAACTGAGGAATGATATTAGGAGTTGTTTGAAAGATAATCGAATTACGGTTGATGATTTGGAAAGGTATGTTGTGTCCACGGAAACGATTGGTTCTTCTGCTCTGAATGCTAGAAGTATTGTGCAAGAATGTATAGATAGTTTGATGGTTGAGAATCAAGAAGTGGAAAAGCAGTATTCGAGTAAGAGGAAGAAAGGGAATGAGGGGAAGAAGTTTGACTTGTCGCAGATTTTGGCTAGTATGTTTCAGGAGAAGTCTAATACAAAGGCTAATAAATCGAAAGATAGTGATAAGGAGACGGTGAATGTAAAGGTGGATGATGCACGTAGGGTAAGCATCTTGGCTCCTACAGTTGAAGAAAGGCGTCGAAGCTCTGTGTCCAGTGGTAGTGTAGTATATGGACGTAAAAGATTATCTACAGAAAAACCTGATTTTATACAACACAGAGTTAGGCAATCAAATAATGGGACTAGAAGAACTAAAGTGATATCCGAAAATGGGAGAATGAATATGTCAGACTTTGAGATTGATGCTGGTAGAGTTTTTGAGAGTAAAGAGTATAATTATGAGAATAACAGCACAAGATTCATGGTGAATGAAAAAATCTCTAGAAAAACGAGTAAATACAATACTGCTAAAGCATATAAATCTGGTGATGATTTGTTTGGTTTAGATTTTAATGGCAGCCAAGGTATACGCACAAAGTCATCATTCAGGCAAGAAGCAGAAAAGATGGAAAGTAGTCAAAACTTTGTGCCCTCCGAAAGCATTGATCAGAGCAGTGAAGAAAGATACGAGACTCATGTCAGGGAAACAGTAACATCTGAGGATGAATCATCTCACACTAGTAGTCAATCAGAACAAGAGAATGACTTTGCCTCCTCTACTTCCTCGAAGGTCATCGATGATATATTGTTCAACAGATATCTTATGGAAGCCAATGCCCTTCTAAAACAAGCCAGGGAATCTATAAAGAACAGAGGTGATGAAAGAGATGTGGAGAATGCGCTGCAAGAGACTGCCCATATATTATCAAAGGCCGTAGAATTGAAGCCTATGAGCTTACTAGCCATGGGCCAGCTGGGAAACACATACCTACTTCATGGAGAACTTAAATTAAAGGTCAGTCGTGAGTTGAGAGCTCGCCTTTGGAGAAGCAATGCATCATTATTTGAAGAGGATTATTATTCTAATGAACAAGATGGTGAAGCTTGCAGTAAAGAAGAACTTGCATCAGTTCTCATCAATGTTTGTCAAGAGTGTGAGGAGCTCCTCGTTGAGGCAGGCAGGAAATATAGATCAGCCTTGTCAATTGATGGAGATGATATGAGAGCCTTGTACAATTGGGGTCTTGCCTTGTCCTTCCGAGCACAATTAATTGCAGATATTGGACCT GAAGCAGCTCTTGATGCTGACAAGGTGTTCCTGGCAGCAATTGATAAATTTGATGCAATGATGTCGAAAAACAACACTCATGCACCTGATG CTCTTTTTAGATGGGGTGTAGCATTGCAGCAAAGATCTCGTTTAAGAACAAGGAATAGTAGAGAGAAAGTAAAGTTACTTCAACAGGCCAAGAGGCTCTATGAAGATGCACTTGATATGGACTGTGATAATCTTCAAGTTAGGAAAGCCTTGGTATCATGCATAACTGAGATGAATTACAGAGTTTGA
- the LOC141666591 gene encoding glutathione S-transferase T3-like, whose protein sequence is MLLISAWLNVSMDPVQGNNQTHKNYWARIWKYYEENKERLESDRSANSLCNRWCTINEKVAKFIGYYNQICGRNQSGLTEQDKVDQTIEMYEGVMKEKFMFIRHWNALRFSPKYQASLAKKNKPTKDKDVSSQSVDSQIPTSRDSDEMMERPMGSKAAKKLKRAANEAKDEEGLKILKTMQKDALAIASSRTESIQISLQLQKDMMQLQKEELQLRLAKEERERQKEERERQVYEASIMAIDTSKMLPDQVKYYDALKARIMRNIS, encoded by the exons ATGCTGCTTATTTCCGCGTGGCTGAATGTTAGTATGGATCCCGTGCAAGGTAATAATCAGACACATAAAAACTATTGGGCTAGGATTTGGAAATATTACGAAGAAAATAAAGAAAGGCTAGAGAGTGATCGGAGTGCTAATTCATTGTGTAATCGTTGGTGCACAATCAATGAAAAAGTGGCCAAgtttattggatattacaatcAGATTTGCGGAAGAAATCAGAGTGGATTGACTGAACAAGATAAG GTTGACCAGACAATAGAGATGTATGAGGGGGTTATGAAAGAGAAGTTCATGTTCATACGTCACTGGAATGCATTGCGATTTTCGCCAAAATATCAAGCTAGTCTAGCAAAAAAGAACAAGCCAACTAAGGACAAAGATGTATCCTCACAGTCTGTTGATAGTCAAATTCCTACAAGCCGAGATTCTGATGAAATGATGGAACGTCCAATGGGAAGCAAAGCtgcaaagaaactgaaaagagCTGCCAATGAAGCAAAAGATGAGGAGGGCttgaaaattcttaaaacaatgCAGAAAGATGCATTGGCCATTGCTTCTTCAAGAACGGAATCAATTCAAATTAGCTTGCAGTTACAGAAGGATATGATGCAATTACAAAAGGAGGAGTTGCAGCTACGCTTAGCTAAGGAGGAGCGGGAGAGGCAAAAAGAGGAGCGAGAGAGGCAAGTTTATGAAGCATCCATCATGGCAATTGACACTAGTAAAATGCTACCGGATCAAGTTAAATATTATGATGCACTCAAAGCTAGGATAATGAGAAATATATCATAA
- the LOC141667790 gene encoding E3 ubiquitin-protein ligase AIRP2-like isoform X1, translating to MHVAGGGGAGGSVRRSYKDSLKLLEADIQHANTLASNFSREYDGASIQMRMSYSPAAHLFLFLVQWTDCHLAGALGLLRILIYKVYVDGTTTMSTHERKASIREFYAVIYPSLVQLERGVTDTEDKKQKAVCTERYKRRDAEEHWQRSNVDIEREEECGICMESNCKIVLPNCHHAMCLKCYREWRARSKSCPFCRDSLKRVNSGDLWVYMDSTDIVDTATLTKDNLRRLFLYIDKLPLIVPDHLFDTYDSHLR from the exons ATGCACGTTGCAGGCGGTGGTGGTGCTGGTGGGTCCGTGCGGAGGTCTTATAAAGATTCACTtaaattgcttgaagctgatatTCAACATGCCAATACTTT GGCATCAAATTTTTCAAGAGAATATGACGGTGCCTCTATTCAGATGAGAATGTCCTATAGCCCAGCTGCACATTTATTCCTTTTTCTAGTCCAATGGACAGATTGTCACCTTGCTGGTGCTCTTGGATTATTGAGAATCTTAATCTACAAG GTTTATGTAGACGGCACCACAACCATGTCCACCCATGAAAGGAAAGCAAGTATCAGAGAATTCTACG CTGTAATTTATCCCTCTTTAGTGCAACTTGAAAGAGGTGTTACTGATACAGAAGATAAAAAGCAAAAAGCAGTATGCACGGAAAGGTACAAGAGAAGAGATGCTGAGGAACATTGGCAGAGGTCAAATGTGGACATTGAAAGGGAAGAAGAATGTGGAATTTGCATGGAGTCAAATTGCAAGATTGTCTTGCCTAACTGTCACCATGCTATGTGCTTGAAATGCTACCGTGAatg GCGTGCAAGATCAAAGTCCTGCCCTTTTTGTCGTGACAGTCTGAAGAGGGTGAATTCTGGAGATCTCTGGGTATATATGGACAGCACTGACATTGTAGACACGGCCACATTGACAAAAGACAATCTAAGAAGGCTGTTCTTGTATATAGATAAATTGCCGTTAATTGTTCCCGATCACCTTTTTGACACCTACGACTCCCACCTAAGGTAG